A genomic stretch from Edaphobacter aggregans includes:
- a CDS encoding dihydrodipicolinate synthase family protein, producing the protein MMRIRLPLGDGLTEYTLNEAGPLAVVAGPPPASRVAYAAAHVVVDSLRSTPFTKPVLDMEATMAFRRHLWSLGFGVAEVMDTAQRGMGLDWQTAKELVRVSAAEAGGAIACGANTDQLDPQQAATIDEVIAAYEEQCETIEAAGGRVILMASRALVKCAKGPEEYQRVYGRLLSNLSQPAILHWLGEAFDPQLKGYWGGGSVDEAMGVCLDVIWENRTKVDGVKISLLDKSREIAMRRLLPAGVRMYTGDDFDYAELIRGDEVGHSDALLGIFDGIAPAATLALQALDAGDLVRYEELLGPTVPLSRHIFQAPTFYYKTGLVFLAFLNGHQGHFRMLQGQESARSIVHLAELFVLADKARLLSDPELAVRRMRLVLELAGVVA; encoded by the coding sequence ATGATGCGGATTCGATTGCCTCTTGGGGATGGATTGACGGAGTACACGTTGAACGAAGCCGGGCCGCTGGCGGTGGTTGCTGGGCCACCTCCGGCTTCGCGAGTGGCTTATGCGGCGGCGCACGTTGTGGTTGATTCGCTGCGGTCGACTCCGTTTACCAAGCCGGTGCTGGATATGGAGGCGACGATGGCGTTTCGGCGTCATCTTTGGTCGCTTGGGTTTGGCGTGGCTGAGGTGATGGATACAGCGCAGCGGGGGATGGGGCTGGATTGGCAGACGGCAAAGGAGTTGGTGCGGGTCTCGGCTGCTGAGGCTGGGGGGGCAATTGCGTGTGGGGCTAATACGGATCAGCTTGATCCGCAGCAGGCGGCAACGATTGATGAGGTGATTGCGGCGTATGAGGAGCAGTGCGAGACGATTGAGGCGGCGGGTGGTCGGGTGATTCTGATGGCGAGTCGTGCGCTGGTGAAATGCGCGAAGGGGCCGGAGGAATATCAGAGAGTGTATGGGCGGTTACTGTCGAATCTGTCGCAGCCTGCGATTCTGCATTGGCTAGGGGAGGCATTCGATCCTCAGTTGAAGGGATATTGGGGTGGCGGCAGTGTGGATGAGGCGATGGGGGTTTGTCTCGATGTGATTTGGGAGAATCGAACGAAGGTGGATGGGGTCAAGATATCGCTGCTGGATAAGTCGCGTGAGATTGCGATGCGGCGGCTGTTGCCTGCGGGCGTGCGGATGTACACGGGGGATGATTTTGATTATGCGGAGTTGATTCGGGGGGATGAGGTGGGGCATAGCGATGCTCTGCTGGGGATCTTTGATGGGATTGCTCCGGCGGCGACGCTAGCGCTGCAGGCACTGGATGCGGGGGATCTGGTGCGGTATGAGGAGTTGTTGGGGCCGACGGTTCCGCTGTCGCGGCATATCTTTCAGGCGCCTACGTTTTATTACAAGACGGGGCTGGTGTTTCTGGCTTTTTTGAATGGGCATCAGGGGCACTTCAGGATGTTGCAGGGGCAGGAGAGCGCTCGGTCGATTGTGCATCTGGCGGAGTTGTTTGTGCTGGCGGATAAGGCTCGATTGTTGAGTGATCCGGAGTTGGCGGTAAGACGGATGAGGCTGGTGCTGGAGTTGGCGGGAGTTGTCGCGTGA
- a CDS encoding sugar phosphate isomerase/epimerase family protein — translation MNDLSRLSFNQMTSGKCGLGEVVDACVRRGVPWIGPWRHAMGDAPAEAGRLIREAGLWVSSLCRGGMFPGASAEERRRRIEDNLRAIDEAAAVGTDLLVLVNGPAPGRDIDGARQMVVDGIGEIVGYAEQCGVRLGVEPLHPMFAADRSVVVTMGEANGIAERFDSPWVGVVVDVYHVWWDPTVYMEIARAGKRIFAFHVSDWIVPTPDILMGRGMMGDGVIEIRRLRKAVEAAGYEGPIEVEIFNEALWARPVDEVVGLVAERFLEFV, via the coding sequence ATGAATGATCTTTCGCGATTGAGCTTTAACCAGATGACGTCGGGGAAGTGTGGGTTGGGCGAGGTGGTGGACGCTTGTGTGCGGCGTGGGGTCCCGTGGATTGGGCCGTGGCGTCATGCAATGGGGGATGCGCCCGCTGAGGCTGGGCGATTGATTCGAGAGGCGGGGCTGTGGGTTTCGAGTCTCTGCCGGGGTGGGATGTTTCCGGGAGCTTCGGCGGAGGAGCGGCGACGGAGGATTGAGGATAATCTGCGGGCGATCGATGAGGCGGCCGCGGTGGGGACGGATCTGCTCGTGCTGGTGAATGGGCCGGCTCCTGGGCGGGATATTGATGGCGCTCGGCAGATGGTGGTGGATGGGATTGGGGAGATTGTTGGGTACGCGGAACAGTGTGGGGTGAGGTTGGGTGTGGAACCGCTGCATCCGATGTTTGCCGCGGACAGGTCGGTGGTGGTGACGATGGGGGAGGCGAACGGGATTGCGGAACGGTTCGATTCGCCGTGGGTTGGGGTGGTGGTGGATGTGTATCACGTGTGGTGGGACCCGACGGTGTATATGGAGATTGCGCGGGCGGGGAAGAGGATCTTCGCGTTTCATGTGTCGGACTGGATTGTTCCGACGCCGGATATTTTGATGGGGCGGGGGATGATGGGCGATGGCGTGATTGAGATTCGGCGGTTGCGGAAGGCGGTAGAGGCGGCTGGGTATGAGGGGCCGATTGAGGTGGAGATTTTTAACGAGGCGCTTTGGGCGAGGCCGGTGGATGAGGTAGTTGGTCTGGTGGCGGAGCGGTTTCTGGAGTTTGTTTAG
- a CDS encoding DUF3300 domain-containing protein has protein sequence MFLRKVLAIALLVSVGSLWSGTAASAQAMPTPDQLKQLLAPVALFPDALLAQICAASTDPQQILDAQDWLHRNSNLQQAALTDAAQREGFDPAFVSLMSFPTVLDMMATNIDDYAALGVAFKADQPAVMSAIQTLRQDCVFEGRARQQ, from the coding sequence ATGTTCCTTCGCAAGGTTCTCGCAATCGCGCTTCTGGTTTCGGTGGGAAGTCTCTGGTCGGGGACTGCGGCGAGTGCTCAGGCGATGCCTACGCCGGATCAGTTGAAACAACTGTTGGCTCCGGTGGCATTGTTTCCGGATGCATTGTTGGCACAGATATGCGCGGCTTCGACGGACCCGCAACAGATTCTTGATGCTCAGGACTGGTTGCATCGCAACAGCAATTTGCAGCAGGCGGCGTTGACGGATGCTGCTCAGCGGGAGGGGTTCGATCCGGCGTTCGTCTCGTTGATGAGCTTTCCTACCGTGCTGGATATGATGGCGACGAATATCGATGATTATGCGGCGCTGGGGGTGGCGTTCAAGGCTGATCAGCCAGCGGTGATGTCGGCGATTCAGACGCTGCGGCAGGATTGCGTATTCGAGGGGCGTGCTCGACAGCAATGA
- a CDS encoding DUF3300 domain-containing protein, producing the protein MLDSNEYQTVSVQQQGNVQVVVVQPTNPQVVFVPQYQPQQVWSSGPSTGDVVAASMLSFGAGIALGALMNNNQPWGWGGWGWGWGGRGMVVHNNVWVVNNRWRSPGITGGPRHPGGILRSMRGHLGTGISGLGYRPPPPGWRPNGPNNRPPGGGNVGNNRPPPGNIGGNRPGGGGENNRPGGTGPTWNPGGNNRPGGNNPSWNTGPNWLGGGTGNNPGGNTGGNRPRGTNPGTPGGNRPGGNVRYEGG; encoded by the coding sequence GTGCTCGACAGCAATGAGTATCAAACGGTTTCGGTGCAGCAGCAAGGCAACGTGCAGGTTGTGGTGGTGCAGCCGACGAATCCCCAGGTGGTGTTTGTTCCGCAGTATCAGCCGCAGCAGGTGTGGTCGAGCGGACCGAGCACGGGCGACGTGGTGGCGGCGTCGATGTTGAGCTTTGGGGCGGGGATCGCGCTGGGTGCTTTGATGAACAATAATCAGCCGTGGGGTTGGGGTGGATGGGGTTGGGGATGGGGCGGACGGGGGATGGTCGTTCATAACAATGTGTGGGTCGTGAACAATCGCTGGAGGAGTCCCGGAATAACTGGCGGCCCGCGCCACCCAGGTGGGATCCTCCGATCTATGCGAGGCCACCTGGGAACTGGAATCAGCGGCCTGGGATATCGACCGCCGCCGCCGGGATGGAGACCCAATGGACCGAACAATCGACCTCCCGGAGGGGGTAATGTCGGCAATAACAGGCCGCCCCCCGGAAATATTGGCGGGAATCGTCCGGGAGGAGGTGGTGAAAACAACAGGCCCGGAGGGACGGGTCCGACTTGGAATCCGGGGGGTAACAACAGGCCCGGGGGCAACAATCCGAGTTGGAATACGGGACCCAACTGGCTTGGAGGTGGCACAGGGAACAATCCTGGGGGGAACACAGGAGGGAATAGACCAAGAGGGACCAATCCTGGGACTCCCGGAGGCAACAGGCCGGGTGGGAACGTGAGATACGAAGGAGGGTGA
- a CDS encoding DUF2950 domain-containing protein, with the protein MAQAESEGYETDKPTPFHGYYRILKAQGPHAPGGAKEYVKDGKMTGGFAILAYPAEYRASGVMTFIVGRRGTVYQKDLGDGTAEVVKGMAYDPDSSWKAVR; encoded by the coding sequence ATTGCTCAAGCGGAGAGCGAGGGATATGAGACCGACAAGCCGACGCCATTTCATGGGTACTACCGGATATTGAAGGCGCAGGGGCCTCATGCTCCGGGTGGCGCGAAGGAGTATGTGAAGGATGGGAAGATGACAGGCGGGTTCGCTATTCTTGCTTATCCGGCGGAGTATCGGGCGAGCGGAGTGATGACGTTCATCGTTGGGCGGCGTGGGACTGTGTATCAGAAGGACTTGGGGGACGGAACTGCGGAAGTGGTCAAGGGGATGGCTTACGATCCGGACAGCTCATGGAAGGCGGTCCGTTGA
- a CDS encoding sulfite reductase flavoprotein subunit alpha — protein MEQEVKATVGHAQKYTRNNPYMSHVRENYLLTGEGSEKETRHIELTLDESMTYTPGDAVGIIPENRSEAVAGVLKALGYKGDERVLDHYKVEISLEEALRTRLGIGKLARGAVGQYAKLAPDVAGLKVMVGPDNKARAEEYCWGREFVDLATDFPGVITDPQQLFHVLQRLTPRMYSIASSQAMHQDNVQTTVRVIRYESHGRERQGLASGHLGDRAGVGTTMPIFLHSNTSFRLPEDKTAPVIMIGPGTGIAPFRAFLEERQATGQTGDNWLFFGEQREKMDFLYKEQLQGMHRDGVLTHLDTAFSRDQAQKVYVQDKMQEKSKELFSWLERGAYFYVCGDATRMAKDVETALLDVIARGSNGTLEHAAEYLAAMKKQKRYQRDVY, from the coding sequence ATGGAGCAGGAAGTTAAGGCTACGGTGGGTCACGCCCAAAAGTACACGCGTAACAATCCATATATGTCCCACGTCCGGGAGAATTACCTGTTGACGGGAGAGGGCTCGGAGAAAGAGACACGTCACATCGAGCTGACGCTGGATGAGAGTATGACGTACACCCCTGGGGATGCTGTCGGGATCATTCCGGAGAACCGGTCTGAGGCGGTGGCGGGTGTGCTGAAGGCTCTGGGCTATAAGGGCGATGAGCGCGTGCTGGACCACTACAAGGTCGAGATCAGCCTGGAAGAGGCGCTGCGGACGCGGCTGGGGATTGGCAAGCTGGCTCGAGGAGCCGTGGGGCAGTATGCAAAACTGGCTCCTGACGTTGCGGGGCTCAAGGTGATGGTTGGGCCGGATAACAAGGCTCGGGCGGAAGAGTATTGCTGGGGACGGGAGTTTGTGGACTTGGCGACGGATTTTCCGGGTGTCATTACCGATCCACAGCAGTTGTTTCATGTGTTGCAGCGGTTGACGCCGCGGATGTACTCGATCGCGTCGAGCCAGGCGATGCACCAGGACAATGTGCAAACGACGGTGCGGGTGATCCGGTATGAGTCGCATGGGCGCGAACGGCAGGGTTTGGCGAGCGGCCATCTGGGCGACCGCGCGGGTGTGGGGACGACGATGCCGATCTTCCTGCACTCGAATACGAGCTTCAGGCTGCCGGAGGATAAGACCGCTCCAGTCATCATGATTGGGCCGGGGACGGGGATTGCGCCGTTCCGTGCGTTTCTTGAGGAGCGTCAGGCTACGGGGCAGACGGGCGATAACTGGTTGTTCTTCGGCGAGCAGAGAGAGAAGATGGACTTTCTGTACAAGGAGCAGTTGCAGGGAATGCACAGGGACGGCGTGCTGACGCATCTGGATACGGCGTTCTCGCGCGATCAGGCGCAGAAGGTCTATGTTCAGGACAAGATGCAGGAGAAGTCGAAGGAGCTGTTTTCGTGGCTGGAGCGCGGGGCTTATTTTTACGTGTGTGGTGACGCTACGCGCATGGCGAAGGATGTGGAGACGGCTCTACTGGACGTGATTGCGAGGGGTTCGAATGGGACTCTGGAGCACGCGGCTGAGTATCTGGCTGCAATGAAGAAGCAGAAGCGATATCAGCGGGATGTTTATTAA
- a CDS encoding NAD(P)-dependent oxidoreductase encodes MNVVVYGATGNSGSEIVKELISRGHKVTGVARKVDSLKDKPGVTAKTDDLSNVDAIVAIIKGADAVVTAYQPPSDNTDALIDVTKRQIEAVKKAGGTRLVVVGGAGLLEVAPGVTLIKSGYLPAEYLPIATSHEKALAVLKTSDIDWTYLSPGAYFVPGERTGKFRLGTKELVSDAKGESRISYADYAIALVDELEKPAHRKGSFSVGY; translated from the coding sequence ATGAATGTAGTCGTATATGGAGCTACCGGGAACTCCGGCAGTGAGATTGTGAAGGAACTGATTTCGCGTGGTCATAAGGTGACTGGTGTAGCTCGGAAGGTGGATTCGCTGAAGGACAAGCCGGGTGTGACGGCGAAGACGGATGATCTTTCGAATGTGGATGCTATTGTGGCAATTATTAAGGGTGCGGATGCAGTGGTGACGGCTTATCAGCCTCCGTCGGACAACACGGATGCCTTGATTGACGTGACAAAACGGCAGATTGAGGCGGTGAAGAAGGCAGGCGGGACTCGGTTAGTGGTGGTTGGTGGAGCTGGTTTATTGGAGGTAGCTCCTGGTGTAACGCTGATCAAGTCTGGTTACTTGCCGGCAGAGTATTTGCCGATTGCTACCTCGCATGAGAAGGCGCTGGCGGTTCTCAAGACGTCGGACATCGACTGGACCTATCTGAGCCCGGGGGCTTACTTTGTGCCGGGGGAGCGGACGGGCAAATTCCGGTTGGGAACGAAGGAGCTGGTGTCGGATGCCAAGGGTGAGAGCAGGATTTCGTATGCGGACTATGCGATTGCTCTGGTGGATGAACTGGAGAAGCCGGCGCATCGGAAGGGTTCGTTCTCGGTTGGGTATTGA
- a CDS encoding DUF6526 family protein yields MPAPQNFKNHGRVDPPFHFFVLPVLGFNFFISIYLIIHHWPEHRALLLWWIVVSAALLVLALKTRINDLKVQDRIIRLEENLRLSSLLSSADLAHISELDIKQIIALRFACDSELPGLVHKTITQGLEPKAIKQNITNWRADNYRV; encoded by the coding sequence ATGCCCGCACCGCAGAACTTCAAAAATCACGGCCGCGTCGATCCTCCCTTTCACTTTTTCGTGCTCCCCGTCCTTGGGTTTAATTTCTTCATCTCCATCTACCTCATCATCCATCATTGGCCCGAGCACCGCGCCCTTCTACTCTGGTGGATCGTCGTCTCAGCCGCCCTCCTCGTTCTCGCCTTGAAGACCCGCATCAACGACCTTAAAGTCCAGGACCGTATCATCCGCCTCGAAGAAAACCTTCGGCTGAGCTCGCTTCTTTCTTCCGCCGACCTCGCCCACATCAGCGAGCTCGATATCAAGCAAATCATCGCCCTCCGCTTCGCCTGCGACAGCGAGCTTCCCGGTCTCGTCCACAAGACCATCACCCAGGGCCTCGAACCAAAAGCCATCAAGCAGAACATCACCAACTGGCGCGCCGACAACTACCGCGTCTGA